ATTAATTCAAGCAACCCATGCCGCACGCGAGTCCGGATTGGTTGTGACGCATGCACTGGTGATCGTCGATCGTTCAGAAAATGATGGCCATCAACGCCTTCAGGAACAAGGCCTTCAATTACTGAGCCTCCTCACGTTGGACGACCTCAAGTCCGGAAGTCGAATGCCTCGCTCGTGAATCATCACACGTGTTTGTCCAAAAACTGCAAGACAGTTTTTTGCGACTGATGAATCACGAACAGACAAGGGAGGCCTTTTTCTCTACTCACATCGAAACCGAATTCCCCACCAGGTTTCGGTAATCACGTCAGACCCGGCAATCCCCTCGACGACACGTTTTCGGCCCCGTGTCGGCCCTTCCTTGATAATCGTGTAAGAACGCAGACAATATCGACTGATCTGATGGAACGCTTCTGTTCGATTGGGCGACCCCAGATGCCCATGATGTGCTTGGTAAAGGTATTGCGCGACTCCTCCCTGCTGACCTTCCGGATGAAGCATTACGCCCGCCCCACAACCCGTCAGGCACATGCACACCCCGATACTCACAAACTTGACCAACGTACTCATAACGGCATAAGATTTTTTAAGGGGAACCGTGATTGTTTATTGTCCGGGTGTCAGCTCGTGACAATATCAACGTGACGGTTGAATCATGATTCCGCAGTGGAACGACTTACCAAGGAGACGTCATATAATGCAAATCAAACATCTCATGAGAAGCCTGACAATTATCTTTCTTCTCTTTGGGCTCAGTCATGTCAGTATGGCGGCCAAACATTATGACTTAAGTGTCCAACAATTGAAGGCTGGACTTGACAAGGCTCAGCATCCCTCTCAAAAAGGCTTCATTTTAGTTGATGTACGGACACCCGAAGAACATCAGGAAGGCTTTATTCCTGGAACTGATTTTAACATCGACTATCGCGAATTACCGCAGCGTTATCGAGACCTTGGGGCTGACTTCGATGACCATATTGTCGTCTATTGTCAATCAGGGCACCGAAGTAACATCGCGGCTGACACGTTAACAAAAATCGGCTACAAACATGTCTATAACGTTGAAGGCAGCATGAATGCATGGCAAGCCGCTGGATTTGAAGTTGATCACCCTAGATAAGTCAAAAAAGATACAGGCCTTCGAGAACGTGACGTGAGACAGATGAGGAACAGAGATACCGATGAGGGACACACCGTTCCTTAGATTTTACAGCGCAAGGTCGTGAGTTTCTTCCATGACTCTGGAATAAATCTGGTCAAACTCGGTGTGCATTTCTCGAAAGGCTTCGAGCAATCGCGGATCAAAGTGAGAGGGCTTGGTTCGATCGTTTCCGTTCAACATCACATCGCAGGTCTTCTTGTGCGAAAACGCCAGCTTGTACGGGCGCCGGCTACGCAGCGCATCATAATGATCGGCCAACATCACGATACGACCCGCCAAAGGGATTGCCTCTCCTTGTAATCCATAAGGGTAACCGCTGCCATCCCATCGTTCATGGTGAGTGATCGCCACCTCCCGAGCCATGATTAATAAAGGCGACGAGGAACCGGCTAAGAGACTGGCTCCGAGGCTGGGATGCTGTTTGACCATTTCCCATTCTTCCTCTTCTAATGGACCTTGTTTCCCCAAGACGGCGTCCGGAATGCCAATTTTTCCGACATCGTGCATCGGGGCTGCGGCATACAATTGTTCAGCCTCTTCCATCGGCCATCCGATCGCAAGTGCGAGCCGTTTTGCATAATGGCTCAATCGTTCTATATGCCCTCCCGTTTCCTCATCTTTATAGCGGGAAGCCAATGACAAGCGAACGATGGTTTCGGCATAAGCCTGCTCTAATTCACGATTTTTTTGTTGTTCCGCGTCATAGGATTTTTTCAGGTCACGGGCGTAGGCCTTGAGTTGTTGATTGACCCGTTCGATTTGCCTAGTCCTCTTGGCTTCTCGCCTCAGTAATGTTTTCAGGTCGATCGCGTACTGCGTGAGCTGCGATCGAGAAGCGGCCAATTGACGTTGCGTGGCGAGGTCGTGTGCGAAGGAAGGATCATCCGGAACAGAGCCTTGATGCGGATGCGGCTTTTTCGGATCGGAGGGCTTCATCCCGCGAGGGCTTTCTCGACGGTATGAATGAGTTCTAAGGGGCTAAACGGTTTCTGCAGATAGGCAAAGATGCCGAGCGTTCGGAGTTCCGCCTGGTGCTCCGTGTCATCTTCACTCGTGAGGAGCAAAACCGGAATTCCTGTCGTAAAAGAATTCTTTCGAAGCTGACGAAGAACGGTCAAGCCATCAAGTTTGGGCATAACCCAATCCAAGATGACCAGATCTGGTTGATACTCATAGATTGCGGCAAGTCCGGCTTCCCCATCTTCTGCCGTCAGCAGACGATACTTGGAATCTTCAAGCGTGATCTCCACCAATTCTCGTATGTCCTCATCGTCATCCACGATAAGGATCGTTTTGCCTTTCGTGTCCATACACTCGATACTCTCAGCGCAATACGCGTGATACAGACGTTATACCCACTCACCATCTGACTGTTGATCCTCCATGATCAGCGTTTCGGGCTCATCCGCCCGTAGCTCCCTTAACTCACAGACGCCCTTCTCGATCTTTCGAGCCACCGTTATAAACCCCGAATGGGCGACCATGCGATGATCCGGCCGCACACTCCGTCCTTTGATATTCCATGTCCGCAACAATGTCTCAAACGTGTCGATCATCCCAAACTCTTGGGTGTTTTCCAGAGCCTGTACGGTTTGCATGACTTGCGGGATGGTCGGAACAAAGCTTAAATACAGCCCCCCGCTCCGTAATCCCTGGGCCGCATGTGGGACGACTTGCCATGGCTCGGAAAGATCAAGCACCACACGGTCAAACGGTCCCTCCTGAACATCTTCCTCTTTGATGCCCTCGAAGATATTGTCCTGTCTGAGCGTAAATTGGGGCACATCACCCATGTATCGCTGGATATTTTTCATCGCGGTTTTGGCAAAATCCTCTCGAACCTCATAACTCACGACACGTCCCTTCTCACCAACGGCTCGCAGCAACGCCATCGTTAATGAACCTGATCCGACGCCTGCCTCCAAGACCCTAGCCCCTGGATAGACATCAGCCCAAATGGTGATCATGGCCAAATCTTTTGGATAAATAACTTGCGCGCCTCTTGGCATCTTGACCGAATACTCGGCCAAGGTAGGATAGATGGCGACCATCGGCTTTCCTGTTGAAAGCTGAACCATCGTTCCATCAGGCTTGCCAATGAGTTCATCATGAGCGATTTTCTCTCCACTGATTTGGAATACATCACCGGCCTTCAAGGTCAAGGCATAATGCCGGTCTTTTTTATCGACTAAATGGATTCTTTGGCCAGCTTGAAGACGTTTCATCGTGGCGGCATTCTAACAAGCGTTCCATCTATTGCGCACCCACTCTTTTGAGGGGAACGCAAGTGGCCTATCTTGTTGTTCACTCATCGCATCGTCTAAATTCATCTTAGATTTTCCACCTGCCGTGTCATCCACTTCGGCTCATTCCTTGACACGATTCAGAATGAAACGTAATATCCAATTAGATGGGCCCTCACTGCAGGAGCCTCATGCTTGCTTCACCATTACACCAACCATTTTCTTCACCCCTGAGAAATCCTCGTCTCTTAGTCCTGGTAACGTACTTGCTCTGCCTTGGTTTCACGGCAGGCTATCATCCAACCGCCCACGCCAAAACTCCGCTCGTGATTACGGCCAGCTATGAAGGCGTGATTAATCCCGTCGCTGTTGAATATCTTCAAGAAGTCCTTCTAGAGGCTGCAGATAAGCAGGCCGCATTACTCATCTTTCAACTTGACACTCCTGGAGGATTGGACACTTCCATGCGTCTTATGGTGAAAGACATCAACCAATCCTCAATCCCCGTCGCGGTCTATGTCGCTCCCTCCGGCGGGCGAGCCGCATCGGCAGGGGTCTTTTTGACCCTCGCCGCTCCTTTCGCGGCAATGGCCCCAGGTACGAATATAGGAGCCGCGCACCCAGTCGCCATGGGAGGCGGGGAGATGGATGAGGTCATGAAAGAAAAAGTCGAAAACGATGCAGTCGCATATATCGTCTCGATCGCCGAGCGTCGAGGACGCAACATCGAATGGGCGGAAAATGCCGTTCGCAAGAGCGTCTCTGTTCCTGCTCAGGAAGCTTTGCGATTAGGACTGATTGATGTCGTGTCAGAGAGCGTACAGAACCTGCTCCATCAGTTGGATGGAAAAACAACCTCCATCAACTCGCAACCGGTCACGTTACATACGACGAACGCCCGAATACAGCACATCCCCATGTCCTGGCGGCTGGAAGTACTCAAGGCATTAAGCGACCCCAATATTGCGTATATTCTCATGACCATCGGCACGATCGGAATGATCGCCGAACTGTATAATCCTGGAGCCATCCTTCCAGGGGTGGTCGGCGCCATTAGCCTGATCCTCGCCTTTTATTCGCTGCAAACGTTGCCAGTGAATTATGCAGGGGTGTTGCTTCTCATCCTTGGTCTCGTCATGTTGATGTTAGAAGTGATGGTCACGAGTTTTGGGCTGTTAGCCATCGGCGGGGTTACCGCCCTTATCCTAGGGTCCTTGATGCTTATTAAGGAAGGCTATCCGTTTTACCAACTCTCCTGGTCCATCATTATTCCCATGGTGACGCTCTTGACAGGATTTATTCTCCTCATCGTCACATTCAGCCTGAAATCGCTCAAGAGACGGACGGTCACCGGGTCCGAAGGATTGATTGGCATGACGGGATCAGCTAAAACGGACCTGCTCCCCAGTGGTCAAATTTTTGTCCACGGGGAACTCTGGGAGGCGATCAGTGAGGCCCCTCTTCGAGCTGGCGATCCCCTTGAAGTCACCGGTATAGATGGGTTAACCCTGCATGTCAAACCCACGGCTCCAACTCATCCCACTGTCTAATCATGGAGGTTATGGTGAATCCATCGTATGTATTGCTGTTGATCGGTTTCATAGCCTTGGTCACCAAAGGCTTTTACGTGCTCCGGGAATATGAGCGAGCCGTCATTTTTCGATTTGGACGCCTTGCGAGCGGCATCATAGGCGGCCATGGGCCAGGCGTTATCATCATTCTTCCGTTCATCGATAAACTCGTCCGCGTCAGTCTTCGAACCGTAACGATGGATGTTCCCCCGCAGGATGTCATTACCAAAGACAATGTCTCGGTCAAGGTCAATGCGGTCATCTACTTTCGGGTGGTAGAAGCCCAAAAAGCCATCGTTGACGTCGAAGATTACTATTATGCGACTTCCATGATCGCGCAAACGACCTTGCGGAGCGTACTTGGTCAGAGTCAACTCGATGACTTACTGTCCAAACGCGATGAAATCAATGCCGACCTCCAGCGCATTATCGATCAGGCCACCGAGCCTTGGGGGATAAAGGTGACGGCAGTGGAAGTCAAGAACGTCGATCTTCCACACGAAATGCAACGAGCCATCGCGCGACAAGCGGAAGCGGAACGGGAACGCCGATCAAAAGTCATCCATGCGGAGGGCGAATACCAAGCATCACAACGTCTGGCGGATGCTGCGAACGTGCTCTCGCAAAACCCTGCAGCCATTCAGCTCCGATACTTAGAAACCATGATGAGTATTGCCGGTGACAAGAATTCTACTATACTTTTCCCTCTCCCAATCGATATCCTTAGTTCATTCATGAAATCATCCGAGCGAACGACGCCCGACATCAGACAAACGTGATCTAGCAAGCATCCCACACACCAACACCCATAGAGATTGCACTGAGATGGAGTAATCGATGAAACGATTTTTTGCCGTAATCGGTCTGGGACGATTCGGGTACAGCGTTGCCGAAACCCTCATCAATAAAGGCTGCGAAGTCTTAGCCATCGACCGGGATGAGGAAAAGATCCAGGCAATCAGCGACATCGCGACATTTGCCGTTCAATGCGATGCGACGGATGAACGCGCGCTGAAAGCCGTGAGTGCCCAGAATGTCGATGTGGCGGTGGTCAGCATCGGGGAAAATATTGAAGCCAGCATCCTGATCGTTCAAACCTTAAAAGAGATGGGCGTCCAATCGATCGTCGCGAAAGCCGTCGCTCCCATCCAAGGAAAAATCTTAAAGAACCTCGGCGTCAATGAGGTGATTTACCCGGAGCGGGATACCGCGATCCGTCTTGCCCATCGCTTAGTTTCGCCTAACGTCTTGGAATACCTCG
The genomic region above belongs to Nitrospirales bacterium and contains:
- a CDS encoding tRNA (adenine-N1)-methyltransferase, translating into MKRLQAGQRIHLVDKKDRHYALTLKAGDVFQISGEKIAHDELIGKPDGTMVQLSTGKPMVAIYPTLAEYSVKMPRGAQVIYPKDLAMITIWADVYPGARVLEAGVGSGSLTMALLRAVGEKGRVVSYEVREDFAKTAMKNIQRYMGDVPQFTLRQDNIFEGIKEEDVQEGPFDRVVLDLSEPWQVVPHAAQGLRSGGLYLSFVPTIPQVMQTVQALENTQEFGMIDTFETLLRTWNIKGRSVRPDHRMVAHSGFITVARKIEKGVCELRELRADEPETLIMEDQQSDGEWV
- a CDS encoding HD domain-containing protein translates to MKPSDPKKPHPHQGSVPDDPSFAHDLATQRQLAASRSQLTQYAIDLKTLLRREAKRTRQIERVNQQLKAYARDLKKSYDAEQQKNRELEQAYAETIVRLSLASRYKDEETGGHIERLSHYAKRLALAIGWPMEEAEQLYAAAPMHDVGKIGIPDAVLGKQGPLEEEEWEMVKQHPSLGASLLAGSSSPLLIMAREVAITHHERWDGSGYPYGLQGEAIPLAGRIVMLADHYDALRSRRPYKLAFSHKKTCDVMLNGNDRTKPSHFDPRLLEAFREMHTEFDQIYSRVMEETHDLAL
- a CDS encoding TrkA family potassium uptake protein, which gives rise to MKRFFAVIGLGRFGYSVAETLINKGCEVLAIDRDEEKIQAISDIATFAVQCDATDERALKAVSAQNVDVAVVSIGENIEASILIVQTLKEMGVQSIVAKAVAPIQGKILKNLGVNEVIYPERDTAIRLAHRLVSPNVLEYLELAPGYSIEEVSVSDQLSGLSIGESKIREQHNLNIIGIKKQVTRMVKGRMMVGESFHFTPSPDEVIEKGDVLVLMGRAEDFDRFSSAEEERT
- a CDS encoding rhodanese-like domain-containing protein, whose protein sequence is MQIKHLMRSLTIIFLLFGLSHVSMAAKHYDLSVQQLKAGLDKAQHPSQKGFILVDVRTPEEHQEGFIPGTDFNIDYRELPQRYRDLGADFDDHIVVYCQSGHRSNIAADTLTKIGYKHVYNVEGSMNAWQAAGFEVDHPR
- a CDS encoding nodulation protein NfeD; the encoded protein is MLASPLHQPFSSPLRNPRLLVLVTYLLCLGFTAGYHPTAHAKTPLVITASYEGVINPVAVEYLQEVLLEAADKQAALLIFQLDTPGGLDTSMRLMVKDINQSSIPVAVYVAPSGGRAASAGVFLTLAAPFAAMAPGTNIGAAHPVAMGGGEMDEVMKEKVENDAVAYIVSIAERRGRNIEWAENAVRKSVSVPAQEALRLGLIDVVSESVQNLLHQLDGKTTSINSQPVTLHTTNARIQHIPMSWRLEVLKALSDPNIAYILMTIGTIGMIAELYNPGAILPGVVGAISLILAFYSLQTLPVNYAGVLLLILGLVMLMLEVMVTSFGLLAIGGVTALILGSLMLIKEGYPFYQLSWSIIIPMVTLLTGFILLIVTFSLKSLKRRTVTGSEGLIGMTGSAKTDLLPSGQIFVHGELWEAISEAPLRAGDPLEVTGIDGLTLHVKPTAPTHPTV
- a CDS encoding slipin family protein: MVNPSYVLLLIGFIALVTKGFYVLREYERAVIFRFGRLASGIIGGHGPGVIIILPFIDKLVRVSLRTVTMDVPPQDVITKDNVSVKVNAVIYFRVVEAQKAIVDVEDYYYATSMIAQTTLRSVLGQSQLDDLLSKRDEINADLQRIIDQATEPWGIKVTAVEVKNVDLPHEMQRAIARQAEAERERRSKVIHAEGEYQASQRLADAANVLSQNPAAIQLRYLETMMSIAGDKNSTILFPLPIDILSSFMKSSERTTPDIRQT
- a CDS encoding response regulator — encoded protein: MDTKGKTILIVDDDEDIRELVEITLEDSKYRLLTAEDGEAGLAAIYEYQPDLVILDWVMPKLDGLTVLRQLRKNSFTTGIPVLLLTSEDDTEHQAELRTLGIFAYLQKPFSPLELIHTVEKALAG